The proteins below come from a single Serpentinimonas raichei genomic window:
- the ppsA gene encoding phosphoenolpyruvate synthase, translating to MSQLFDPTALVVPFEQLRMTDVEAVGGKNASLGEMISQLPQGVRVPTGFATTAHAFRQFLAADGLHQRIQAKLDALDTDDVRALAQCGSEIRALVEAQPFPAALEQAIRAAYVQLNGSSASASYAVRSSATAEDLPDASFAGQQETFLNVQGIDDVLHKIKEVFASLYNDRAISYRVHKGFAHAEVALSAGVQRMVRSDLGAAGVVFTIDTESGFEDVVFITSSYGLGETVVQGAVNPDEFYVHKPMLQAGKQAVIRRNLGSKLIQMVFATPEQKARSGKLVQTVEVPVELRNRYSLNEAEVLQLAHYALVIERHYGRAMDIEWGKDGLDGQIYILQARPETVKSQSGGQVELRYKLKGQGAVLATGRAIGQKIGTGPVRLVQHLSEMDQVQPGDVLVTDMTDPNWEPVMKRASAIVTNRGGRTCHAAIIARELGIPAVVGCGDATEALKDGALVTVSCAEGDTGRIYDGLLETEVTEVRRGAMPELDLKIMMNVGNPQLAFDFAQIPNHGVGLARLEFIINNNIGVHPKAILDYPQIDPDLKKAVESVARGHASPRAFYVDKVTEGVATIAAAFWPKPVIVRLSDFKSNEYRKLIGGSRYEPDEENPMLGFRGAVRYLSADFGEAFAMECEALRRVREPMGLDNVQVMVPFVRTLKQAEQVVELLARFGLKRGVNGLKLIMMCEIPSNAILAEQFLQHFDGFSIGSNDLTQLTLGLDRDSGLALLAQDFDERDPAVTALISQAIQACRAQGKYIGICGQGPSDHPDFARWLQQQGIESISLNPDTVIETWTQLAQG from the coding sequence ATGTCGCAACTGTTTGACCCGACCGCCTTGGTCGTGCCGTTTGAGCAACTCAGAATGACCGATGTCGAAGCCGTGGGCGGCAAAAACGCCAGCCTCGGTGAGATGATCTCGCAACTGCCGCAAGGCGTTCGCGTGCCGACCGGTTTTGCCACCACCGCGCACGCCTTTCGCCAGTTTCTGGCCGCCGACGGGCTGCACCAGCGCATCCAGGCCAAGCTCGACGCGCTCGATACCGACGACGTGCGCGCGCTGGCGCAGTGCGGCTCCGAAATTCGCGCCCTGGTCGAGGCGCAGCCCTTTCCGGCTGCGCTGGAGCAGGCCATCCGCGCCGCCTACGTGCAGCTCAACGGCAGCAGCGCCAGCGCCAGCTACGCGGTGCGCTCATCGGCCACCGCCGAAGACTTGCCCGACGCCTCCTTTGCCGGGCAGCAGGAAACCTTTTTGAACGTACAGGGCATAGACGACGTATTGCACAAAATCAAAGAGGTGTTTGCCAGCCTCTACAACGACCGCGCCATCAGCTACCGCGTCCACAAGGGCTTTGCGCACGCCGAGGTGGCGCTGTCGGCCGGGGTGCAGCGCATGGTGCGCTCCGACCTGGGCGCGGCCGGGGTGGTGTTCACCATCGACACCGAATCGGGCTTTGAAGACGTGGTGTTCATCACCAGCAGCTACGGGCTGGGCGAAACGGTGGTGCAAGGGGCGGTGAACCCGGACGAGTTCTACGTCCACAAACCGATGCTGCAAGCGGGCAAGCAGGCCGTGATCCGGCGCAACCTCGGCTCCAAGCTGATCCAGATGGTGTTTGCCACGCCCGAGCAAAAAGCGCGCAGCGGCAAGCTGGTGCAAACCGTCGAGGTGCCGGTGGAGCTGCGCAACCGCTACAGCCTGAACGAGGCCGAGGTGCTGCAACTGGCGCACTACGCGCTGGTGATCGAGCGCCACTACGGCCGGGCGATGGACATCGAGTGGGGCAAAGACGGGCTCGATGGCCAAATCTACATCCTGCAAGCGCGCCCCGAGACGGTCAAGAGCCAGTCCGGCGGCCAAGTCGAGCTGCGCTACAAGCTCAAGGGCCAGGGCGCGGTGCTGGCCACCGGGCGCGCCATTGGGCAAAAAATCGGCACCGGGCCGGTGCGGCTGGTGCAGCACCTCAGCGAGATGGACCAGGTGCAGCCCGGCGACGTGCTGGTGACGGACATGACCGACCCGAACTGGGAGCCGGTGATGAAGCGCGCCAGTGCCATTGTCACGAATCGCGGCGGGCGCACCTGCCACGCCGCCATCATCGCGCGCGAGCTGGGCATACCGGCCGTGGTGGGCTGTGGCGACGCCACCGAGGCGCTCAAAGACGGCGCGCTGGTGACGGTGAGCTGCGCCGAGGGCGACACCGGCCGCATCTACGACGGCCTGCTGGAGACCGAAGTCACCGAGGTGCGCCGGGGTGCCATGCCCGAGCTGGACCTGAAAATCATGATGAACGTGGGCAACCCGCAGTTGGCCTTCGATTTTGCCCAAATCCCCAACCACGGCGTGGGGCTGGCGCGGCTGGAGTTCATCATCAACAACAACATCGGCGTGCACCCGAAAGCGATTCTGGACTACCCGCAGATCGACCCCGACCTGAAAAAAGCGGTGGAGTCGGTGGCACGCGGCCACGCCAGCCCGCGCGCGTTCTATGTGGATAAAGTGACCGAAGGCGTGGCCACCATCGCCGCCGCCTTCTGGCCCAAGCCGGTGATCGTGCGCCTGAGCGACTTCAAGAGCAACGAGTACCGCAAGCTCATCGGCGGCAGCCGCTACGAGCCCGACGAAGAAAACCCCATGCTCGGTTTCCGGGGCGCGGTGCGCTACCTCAGCGCCGATTTTGGCGAGGCCTTTGCCATGGAATGCGAAGCCCTGCGGCGCGTGCGCGAGCCCATGGGGCTGGACAATGTGCAGGTCATGGTGCCTTTCGTGCGCACCCTCAAGCAGGCCGAGCAGGTGGTGGAGCTGCTGGCGCGCTTTGGCCTCAAGCGCGGCGTCAACGGCCTAAAATTGATCATGATGTGCGAAATCCCCAGCAACGCCATTTTGGCCGAGCAGTTTTTGCAGCATTTCGACGGCTTTTCCATCGGCTCCAACGACCTGACCCAGCTCACCCTGGGGCTGGACCGCGACTCCGGGCTGGCGCTGCTGGCGCAGGACTTCGACGAGCGCGACCCGGCCGTAACGGCGCTGATCTCGCAAGCCATCCAGGCCTGCCGCGCCCAAGGCAAGTACATCGGCATCTGCGGCCAAGGCCCGAGCGACCACCCGGACTTTGCGCGCTGGCTGCAGCAGCAAGGCATCGAATCAATCTCGCTCAACCCCGACACCGTGATCGAGACCTGGACGCAGTTGGCTCAGGGCTGA
- a CDS encoding TolC family outer membrane protein, producing MKATLRRPASTFRRAAAAAALLGLCALGSAQAQNLPDLFAAARAHDATFVAAQAQFEAERARAAQALAGVRPSVALSGGAHWTHSDSSLPGPTRSSNRQNLSLGASQPLFRPANQLALQQAELALQAAQARLQSAEQELIVRTAQATFDLLAAQDSLRFIEAQQTAVAEQLAAARRLFEVGATTITDAREAQARFDLVRAQHIAATNALLVRQLELEQLVGRAGVRPWHLPEGVALPVPDPSATMPSWVERAQNAHPMLRQAEAGLQIAALEVQRAQAARGPTVDATAQLQLVRAPALGLPASGNVSQRDASIGIQFNLPLYTGGALQNRIAEAVALQTRARAELDAAQRSVSQATRSAYLGLVSGTGQVQALEAAQASSQSALDANRLGFEVGVRINIDVLNAQSQLFDTKARLARARYELLLGTLRLRLASGVLTAEDLQPIAALLRAPGQ from the coding sequence ATGAAGGCCACCCTCCGGCGCCCCGCCAGCACCTTTCGCCGGGCTGCAGCAGCCGCTGCCTTGCTGGGCTTATGCGCACTCGGCAGCGCCCAAGCGCAAAACCTGCCCGATCTGTTCGCCGCCGCGCGCGCCCACGACGCCACGTTTGTAGCTGCGCAGGCCCAGTTCGAGGCCGAGCGCGCCCGCGCTGCCCAGGCGCTGGCCGGGGTGCGCCCCAGCGTGGCCCTGAGCGGCGGCGCGCACTGGACCCACAGCGACAGCAGCCTGCCCGGGCCCACACGCTCCAGCAACCGGCAGAACCTCAGCCTAGGAGCCAGCCAGCCGCTGTTTCGGCCCGCCAACCAACTGGCGCTGCAGCAGGCCGAGCTGGCCTTGCAGGCGGCGCAGGCGCGGCTGCAAAGCGCCGAACAAGAGCTGATCGTGCGCACCGCCCAAGCCACCTTCGATCTGTTGGCGGCGCAAGACAGCCTGCGCTTCATCGAGGCGCAGCAAACCGCCGTGGCCGAGCAACTCGCGGCGGCGCGGCGCCTGTTTGAAGTCGGTGCCACCACCATCACCGATGCGCGCGAGGCGCAGGCGCGCTTCGACCTGGTGCGCGCGCAGCACATCGCCGCCACCAATGCGCTGCTGGTGCGCCAGCTCGAACTCGAGCAACTCGTCGGCCGCGCCGGCGTGCGCCCGTGGCACCTGCCCGAAGGCGTGGCCCTGCCGGTGCCGGACCCCTCTGCGACCATGCCAAGCTGGGTCGAGCGCGCCCAAAACGCACACCCCATGCTGCGCCAAGCCGAGGCCGGGCTGCAAATCGCCGCGCTCGAAGTGCAACGCGCCCAAGCCGCACGCGGCCCCACCGTCGATGCCACGGCGCAGCTCCAACTCGTCCGCGCACCGGCCCTAGGCCTGCCGGCCAGCGGCAACGTCAGTCAGCGCGACGCCAGCATCGGCATCCAGTTCAACCTGCCGCTCTACACCGGCGGCGCGCTGCAAAACCGCATTGCCGAAGCCGTGGCCCTGCAAACCCGCGCCCGCGCCGAGCTCGACGCGGCCCAGCGCAGCGTCAGCCAAGCCACGCGCAGCGCCTACCTCGGTCTGGTCTCGGGCACCGGGCAGGTGCAGGCCCTCGAAGCCGCGCAAGCCTCCAGCCAGAGCGCTCTAGATGCCAACCGGCTCGGCTTCGAAGTGGGGGTGCGCATCAACATCGACGTGCTCAACGCCCAGAGCCAGCTCTTCGACACCAAAGCCCGCTTGGCGCGCGCCCGCTACGAGCTGCTGCTCGGCACCCTGCGCCTGCGCCTAGCCAGTGGCGTGCTCACAGCCGAGGATTTGCAGCCCATCGCGGCGCTGCTGCGCGCACCGGGGCAGTAA
- a CDS encoding protein-L-isoaspartate O-methyltransferase family protein produces the protein MIEQQIRPWEVLDARVLQLLGELKREDFAPAAYRALALADVEIPLCRPAVEGACMLAPKIEARALQDLALQDTDSVLEIGTGSGYMAALLSRLSARVLSLEIDPALAEQARRNLSAAGIDNVEVRCADAAAQRCAACGSNAPYDAIVLSGSVAEVPADLLALLKTGGRLFAIVGQEPIMRATLVRRTGPANYSTEQPWDIVAPRLRGFPEASRFQF, from the coding sequence ATGATCGAGCAGCAGATTCGGCCTTGGGAAGTGCTGGATGCGCGGGTGCTGCAACTGCTGGGCGAGCTCAAGCGCGAAGATTTCGCTCCCGCCGCCTACCGCGCGCTGGCGCTGGCCGATGTCGAAATCCCGCTCTGTCGCCCGGCGGTCGAGGGCGCGTGCATGCTGGCCCCCAAAATCGAGGCCCGCGCCCTGCAAGACCTGGCCCTGCAAGACACCGACTCGGTGCTCGAAATCGGCACCGGCTCGGGCTATATGGCGGCGCTGCTGAGCCGCCTGAGCGCGCGCGTGTTGAGCCTGGAGATCGACCCGGCGCTGGCCGAGCAGGCGCGCCGCAACCTGAGCGCGGCCGGGATCGACAACGTCGAGGTGCGCTGCGCCGACGCCGCCGCCCAGCGCTGCGCCGCCTGTGGCAGCAACGCCCCCTACGACGCGATCGTGCTCAGCGGCTCGGTGGCCGAGGTGCCGGCCGACTTGCTGGCCTTGCTCAAAACCGGCGGGCGTCTGTTTGCCATCGTCGGCCAAGAACCGATCATGCGCGCCACCTTGGTGCGGCGCACCGGCCCTGCCAACTACTCCACCGAACAACCGTGGGACATCGTGGCCCCGCGTCTGCGTGGCTTTCCCGAAGCCTCGCGCTTTCAGTTTTAA
- the mutS gene encoding DNA mismatch repair protein MutS: protein MNHSSTPSHTPMMQQYLGLKAGYPGTLLFYRMGDFYELFYEDAEKAARLLDITLTKRGQSAGQPIPMAGVPFHSAPNYLARLLKLGESVAICEQVGVVGDLAQAKGPLERRVVRVLTPGTLTEAELLPDKAEPLLLALHWGPRQTLGLAWLSLTQGELHLAQCRSDELPTWAARIGPSELLHSADLPAAPSRELHELQRQWPSLAGGVGGTGTARLSLAARPAWAFDSALGLRKLCAQLQAASLAGWGAQELPLAHAAASALLDYAEHTQGRALAHVATLRVARPEELIDLPASTRRNLELTQTLRGEPSPTLFSLLDTCQTAMGSRLLRRWLLEPQRVRTAAQQRLQAIGLLRQRLLQPLRQALAGAADVERITARLALRQVRPRELVGLAQTLHRAAALAQTLQTGAPTAPPELCDLADRADLATRTERPLPPLLAQLAQQLQPPPDCAELLQRALLPEPAALLRDGGVINHGYDAELDQLRALQHNCDAFLLALEARERERSGIANLRVQFNKVHGFYIEITQGQLDRVPADYRRRQTLKNAERFITPELKAFEDQVLGAQERALAREKWLYEALLEALQPHLGALGELARALAALDALCALAERSLTLDWCAPEFGPEPGIEIRAGRHPVVQARLAESHTPFIPNDTVLGPKARLQIITGPNMGGKSTYMRQVALIALLASVGSYVPAQRCRLGPLDAIHTRIGAADDLANAQSTFMLEMSEAAQILHRASANSLVLMDEIGRGTSTFDGLALAGAIASHLHDKVRAHTLFATHYFELTQFPVEHAAALNLHVSAVESGREIVFLHQIEPGPASRSYGVQVARLAGVPAAVLNQARQTLQALEAHSATAQAQIDLFAPAPGVGLPADEAWAAAEALEPQPPSALEQAVAALDPDALSPREALAALYRLRQLLGPEGAVR, encoded by the coding sequence ATGAACCATTCGAGCACCCCTTCCCACACCCCCATGATGCAGCAGTACCTCGGGCTCAAGGCGGGCTATCCGGGTACGCTGCTGTTTTACCGCATGGGGGATTTTTACGAGCTGTTTTACGAGGATGCCGAGAAGGCCGCGCGGCTGCTCGACATCACGCTCACCAAGCGCGGCCAGTCGGCCGGGCAGCCGATTCCCATGGCCGGGGTGCCGTTTCATTCGGCGCCAAACTACCTGGCGCGGCTGCTCAAGCTGGGCGAGTCGGTGGCGATATGCGAGCAGGTGGGCGTGGTGGGTGACTTGGCCCAAGCCAAGGGGCCGCTGGAGCGGCGCGTGGTGCGCGTGCTCACCCCCGGCACCCTGACCGAGGCCGAGCTGCTGCCCGACAAGGCCGAACCGCTGCTGCTGGCGCTGCACTGGGGCCCACGCCAGACGCTGGGCCTGGCTTGGCTGAGCCTGACGCAGGGCGAGCTGCACCTGGCGCAGTGCCGCAGCGACGAACTGCCCACGTGGGCGGCGCGCATCGGCCCCAGCGAGCTGCTGCACAGCGCCGATCTGCCCGCCGCCCCCTCGCGCGAGTTGCACGAGCTGCAACGCCAGTGGCCCAGCCTGGCGGGCGGTGTAGGCGGGACCGGCACGGCGCGCCTGAGCCTGGCGGCGCGCCCGGCTTGGGCTTTCGACAGCGCGCTGGGCTTGCGCAAGCTGTGCGCGCAGTTGCAGGCCGCCAGTCTGGCGGGTTGGGGCGCGCAAGAGCTGCCGCTGGCGCACGCCGCCGCCTCGGCGCTGTTGGACTACGCCGAGCACACCCAAGGCCGGGCGCTGGCGCACGTGGCCACCCTGCGCGTGGCGCGGCCCGAGGAACTGATCGACCTGCCCGCCAGCACCCGGCGCAACCTGGAGCTGACGCAGACCCTGCGCGGCGAGCCCAGCCCGACGCTGTTCTCGCTGCTCGACACCTGCCAGACCGCTATGGGCAGCCGGCTGCTGCGGCGCTGGCTGCTGGAGCCGCAGCGGGTGCGCACGGCAGCGCAGCAGCGCCTGCAGGCCATCGGGCTGCTGCGCCAGCGCCTGCTGCAGCCGCTGCGCCAGGCGCTGGCCGGGGCCGCCGACGTGGAGCGCATCACGGCGCGGCTGGCGCTGCGCCAGGTGCGGCCCCGCGAGCTGGTCGGGCTGGCGCAGACGCTGCACCGCGCCGCGGCGCTGGCGCAAACGCTGCAAACCGGCGCGCCCACGGCCCCGCCCGAGCTGTGCGATCTGGCCGACCGCGCCGATCTGGCCACCCGCACCGAGCGCCCCCTGCCGCCCCTGCTGGCCCAACTGGCGCAGCAGTTGCAGCCGCCGCCGGACTGCGCCGAGCTGCTGCAGCGCGCCCTGCTGCCCGAACCGGCGGCGCTGCTGCGCGATGGCGGCGTCATCAACCACGGCTACGACGCCGAGCTGGACCAGTTGCGCGCCCTGCAACACAACTGCGACGCCTTTTTGCTGGCGCTGGAAGCGCGCGAGCGCGAGCGCAGCGGCATTGCCAACCTGCGCGTGCAGTTCAACAAGGTGCACGGCTTTTACATCGAAATCACCCAAGGCCAGCTCGACCGGGTGCCGGCCGACTACCGGCGCCGCCAGACCCTAAAAAACGCCGAGCGCTTCATCACCCCGGAACTCAAGGCCTTTGAAGACCAGGTGCTGGGCGCACAAGAGCGCGCCTTGGCGCGTGAAAAATGGCTCTACGAGGCGCTGCTGGAGGCCTTGCAGCCGCACCTGGGCGCGCTGGGCGAACTGGCGCGTGCGCTGGCCGCGCTCGACGCCCTGTGTGCGCTGGCCGAGCGCTCGCTCACGCTGGACTGGTGCGCGCCCGAATTCGGCCCCGAGCCGGGAATCGAAATCCGCGCCGGCCGCCACCCCGTGGTGCAGGCGCGGCTGGCCGAGAGCCACACCCCCTTCATCCCCAACGACACCGTGCTCGGCCCCAAGGCGCGGCTGCAGATCATCACCGGCCCCAACATGGGCGGCAAATCCACCTACATGCGCCAGGTGGCGCTGATCGCGCTGCTGGCCAGCGTGGGCAGCTACGTGCCGGCGCAGCGCTGCCGCCTCGGGCCGCTGGACGCCATCCACACCCGCATCGGGGCCGCCGACGATCTGGCCAACGCCCAGTCCACCTTCATGCTCGAAATGAGCGAAGCGGCGCAGATCCTGCACCGCGCCAGCGCAAACAGCCTGGTGCTGATGGACGAGATCGGGCGCGGCACCTCAACCTTCGACGGCCTGGCGCTGGCTGGTGCCATCGCCAGCCACCTGCACGACAAGGTGCGCGCCCACACCCTGTTTGCCACCCACTACTTCGAGCTCACCCAGTTCCCGGTCGAGCACGCCGCCGCCCTCAACCTGCACGTGAGCGCGGTCGAGAGCGGGCGCGAGATCGTGTTTTTGCACCAGATCGAGCCCGGCCCGGCCAGCCGCAGCTACGGGGTGCAGGTGGCGCGCCTAGCCGGTGTGCCTGCCGCCGTGCTCAACCAAGCGCGCCAGACCCTGCAAGCGCTCGAAGCCCACAGCGCCACGGCGCAGGCGCAGATCGACCTGTTCGCCCCCGCACCCGGCGTGGGCCTGCCAGCCGACGAAGCCTGGGCAGCCGCAGAGGCCCTGGAACCCCAGCCCCCGAGCGCCCTCGAACAAGCCGTCGCCGCGCTCGACCCCGACGCCCTAAGCCCGCGCGAGGCGCTGGCGGCGCTGTACCGCTTGCGCCAGTTGCTCGGACCCGAGGGTGCAGTCCGTTAA
- a CDS encoding OmpA family protein — protein sequence MITVHFSADALFGFDQATLRPEAIRELDDFLNQIRNTQFERIRVVGHTDRLGSEAYNLDLSQRRAQAVSAYLVRGGVPATSVSSTGAGESSPVTAPGDCRGNRATPSLIACLQPDRRVEVEVEARRLAAP from the coding sequence GTGATCACGGTGCACTTCTCGGCCGATGCCCTGTTCGGCTTCGACCAGGCGACCCTGCGCCCCGAGGCGATCCGCGAACTTGACGATTTCTTGAACCAGATCCGCAACACGCAGTTCGAGCGCATCCGCGTCGTCGGCCACACCGACCGGCTGGGTTCCGAGGCCTACAACCTGGACCTTTCGCAGCGGCGCGCCCAAGCCGTCAGCGCCTACTTGGTGCGCGGCGGCGTCCCGGCCACCAGCGTGAGCAGCACCGGCGCGGGCGAATCCAGCCCGGTGACGGCTCCCGGCGACTGCCGGGGCAACAGGGCCACGCCTTCGCTGATCGCCTGCCTGCAGCCTGATCGCCGCGTGGAAGTGGAAGTCGAAGCCAGGCGCTTGGCCGCACCTTGA
- a CDS encoding outer membrane beta-barrel protein, with translation MISARRTAAIGCMAAATLASPLAFAQATGWYGGASVGGSAATIAEDRITRGLLGQGLVTNGFSERDRDVGFKLFGGYQINRNFGVELGWFDMGEMGYTATTTPPGSLQGDVTVRGLNLDLVGTLPLTERLSLLGRLGVAHVHTRGRFAATGAVTNPYGATRTSERDTGLKLGVGLAWKLTDAWDLRGEFERLRIRDTVGNRGHVDMLSVGVVYRFGGGPAPGAAAPVAAAPAWVAPAPPAPPAPPRRPRRPRHRHRHRHRHRPRPRRHRRRQPR, from the coding sequence ATGATCAGCGCAAGAAGAACCGCAGCAATCGGCTGCATGGCGGCGGCGACCCTCGCCAGCCCCTTGGCCTTCGCCCAAGCAACTGGCTGGTACGGCGGTGCCAGCGTCGGCGGCAGCGCGGCCACCATAGCCGAAGACCGCATCACCCGTGGCCTGCTCGGCCAAGGCTTGGTCACCAACGGCTTCAGCGAGCGTGACCGCGACGTCGGTTTCAAGCTGTTCGGGGGCTACCAGATCAACCGCAACTTCGGCGTCGAGCTCGGCTGGTTCGACATGGGCGAGATGGGCTACACGGCCACCACCACCCCGCCCGGAAGTCTGCAAGGCGACGTCACGGTGCGCGGGCTGAACCTGGACCTGGTGGGCACGCTGCCGCTGACCGAGCGGCTGTCGCTGCTCGGACGGCTGGGCGTGGCCCACGTGCACACCCGCGGCCGTTTTGCCGCCACCGGTGCCGTGACCAATCCGTACGGCGCCACCCGCACCAGCGAGCGCGACACCGGCCTCAAGCTCGGCGTCGGCCTGGCTTGGAAGCTCACGGATGCGTGGGACCTGCGCGGCGAGTTCGAGCGCCTGCGCATCAGGGACACCGTGGGCAACAGGGGCCACGTTGACATGCTGAGCGTGGGGGTGGTGTACCGCTTCGGTGGCGGCCCGGCACCCGGTGCCGCGGCACCCGTTGCTGCGGCACCGGCTTGGGTGGCGCCGGCCCCGCCGGCCCCGCCGGCCCCGCCCCGCCGGCCCCGCCGGCCCCGCCACCGCCACCGCCACCGCCACCGCCACCGCCCCCGCCCCCGCCGCCACCGCCGCCGCCAGCCCAGGTGA
- a CDS encoding Ig-like domain-containing protein, with product MNKLLHGVRPWLAASLLVALIAGCGGGGGRDEILGFDGPPPTPPTVTAVAPVDGATGVPINNTLISADFSERMAPLTGTASFVVTCAAPCVSPAGTTTLDATGRIATFALPAGTLLEPLTQYTGTITAARSATTGLAMAEPYVWRFTTGVALDTTRPRVTLTVPATTVPGPTVPANTAVTATFTEDMAPASISAASFTLTCVTPCVAPAGNVTYVVGNRTAVFRPAAALAPGTTYTATVTMAATDLAGNALGGNQAPLPAASNYVWTFTTAAAVPPAMISVASTNPAHGAPSVCLTDAVNATFAVPSGLRMDPATINAANFRLTGPGGTNVAASSVVLDVATGRIATFTPQAPMLAGAHVARLIGTTAGVRDLAVPGNSMASDFSWSFTAVSCVVPPVPPLVPLGRAATFGIFGGSAGMTNDGTRTVINGDIGTTATEPTSITGFQDTAGDVYTVTGDNRGAVNGTIFTCTDSTTGPTSDVPNPASCTIAQDARRDAEIAFIRLRDMPAVLAPGNLAGLTLPPGVYTAAGGSFLIEGGDLTLDGRGDANAIWVFQMRTSLTVGGPGVAFPRSVILINDAQAKNVFWQVGSAATINAGGGGTMVGTIISQAGATFSTAGRGEITTLNGRVLSLDASVTVVNTVINVPAP from the coding sequence ATGAACAAGCTATTGCACGGCGTCCGGCCGTGGCTCGCAGCCAGCCTGCTGGTCGCATTGATCGCCGGCTGCGGCGGCGGCGGAGGCCGCGACGAGATTCTGGGCTTCGACGGCCCGCCGCCCACCCCGCCAACCGTGACGGCAGTCGCCCCCGTCGACGGCGCCACCGGCGTTCCCATCAACAACACCCTGATCAGCGCCGACTTCAGCGAACGCATGGCGCCGCTGACCGGCACCGCCAGCTTCGTCGTGACCTGCGCCGCGCCTTGCGTCAGCCCGGCGGGCACCACCACCTTGGACGCCACCGGCCGCATCGCCACCTTTGCCCTGCCCGCCGGGACGCTGCTGGAGCCGCTGACGCAATACACCGGCACCATCACCGCCGCCCGCAGCGCCACGACCGGGCTGGCCATGGCCGAGCCCTACGTCTGGCGCTTCACCACCGGCGTCGCGCTGGACACCACCCGGCCACGCGTCACGCTGACGGTGCCGGCGACCACGGTGCCCGGCCCCACCGTGCCGGCCAACACCGCGGTGACGGCGACCTTCACCGAGGACATGGCGCCCGCCAGCATCTCGGCTGCCAGCTTCACGCTGACCTGCGTCACGCCCTGCGTCGCGCCGGCCGGCAACGTGACCTACGTGGTCGGCAACCGCACCGCGGTGTTCAGGCCGGCCGCCGCGCTGGCACCGGGAACCACCTACACCGCCACCGTCACCATGGCGGCCACCGACCTCGCCGGCAACGCGCTGGGCGGCAACCAGGCCCCGCTGCCTGCCGCCAGCAACTACGTCTGGACCTTCACCACCGCCGCCGCGGTGCCGCCGGCCATGATCAGCGTCGCCTCCACCAATCCGGCGCACGGTGCGCCCAGCGTCTGCCTGACGGACGCCGTCAACGCCACCTTCGCCGTGCCCTCGGGCCTGCGCATGGACCCGGCCACCATCAACGCGGCCAACTTCAGGCTCACCGGCCCGGGCGGCACCAACGTAGCGGCGTCCTCGGTAGTGCTGGACGTGGCCACCGGCCGCATCGCGACCTTCACGCCGCAGGCGCCGATGCTGGCCGGTGCGCACGTCGCCCGCCTGATCGGCACCACCGCCGGCGTGCGTGACTTGGCCGTGCCCGGCAACAGCATGGCGAGCGACTTCAGTTGGAGCTTCACCGCCGTCAGCTGCGTCGTGCCGCCGGTCCCGCCGCTCGTGCCCTTGGGCCGCGCCGCCACCTTCGGCATCTTCGGCGGCTCCGCCGGCATGACCAACGATGGCACCCGAACGGTCATCAACGGCGACATCGGCACCACAGCTACGGAACCTACGTCGATAACCGGATTCCAAGATACGGCAGGAGATGTTTATACGGTAACGGGGGATAACAGGGGAGCAGTGAACGGGACGATCTTCACGTGCACCGATTCCACCACGGGCCCAACGTCTGATGTTCCAAATCCTGCCTCATGCACGATCGCACAAGATGCCCGCCGCGACGCTGAGATCGCGTTCATCCGGCTCCGCGATATGCCGGCCGTTTTGGCCCCCGGCAACCTGGCGGGCCTGACGCTCCCACCCGGCGTGTACACCGCCGCCGGTGGCAGCTTCCTGATCGAGGGCGGCGACCTGACCCTAGACGGCCGGGGCGACGCCAACGCGATCTGGGTGTTCCAGATGCGCACCTCGCTGACGGTCGGCGGTCCCGGTGTGGCCTTCCCGCGCAGCGTGATCCTGATCAACGACGCGCAGGCCAAGAACGTGTTCTGGCAGGTCGGTTCGGCCGCGACCATCAACGCGGGCGGCGGCGGCACCATGGTGGGCACCATCATCTCGCAGGCCGGCGCGACCTTCTCGACGGCGGGTCGGGGAGAAATCACCACCTTGAACGGCCGCGTGCTGTCCTTGGACGCGTCCGTCACCGTGGTCAACACGGTCATCAACGTGCCGGCACCCTGA